A single Lactuca sativa cultivar Salinas chromosome 8, Lsat_Salinas_v11, whole genome shotgun sequence DNA region contains:
- the LOC111885001 gene encoding pollen receptor-like kinase 2, translating into MGAHLYVRAPVPSSCSMFAHSTLGHFVFLLFLISTIQHVNGSDLETLFKFKNSLINGRNLTTWTSTEDPCNNNTANWEGIFCTNGTVSAIKLERMGLEGNIDATILARLKSLVSISFMDNNLKGSFPDFGMLYGIREILLSNNKFSGEIPANAFKGLKWLEKLYLANNKLMGQIPVSVTSLPMLKELLLENNHLEGEIPKFYKTNLTLANFANNHFNGRIPEGFQNFSASLFLGNEQLCGQPLEECQRNGASTATIIIIALVLATAVGAVLFAVVILSSRRHQDPDFARIQNHGSTVLGASANLSMKEKGASSARKEKKADLSMKLTFLIDDEEVFDLADLLKASAEVLGSGMFGSSYKTALASGKVMVVKRFRHMNNVGQEEFYEHMKRLGRLRHPNILPLVAFYYRKEEKLFVSEYIDNISLSYHIHGNQSNEIRSLDWPTRLRIMKGVVKGLHSLYIKLPSLIVPHGHLKSSNVLLNKNYEPLLADYGLVPVTNPEHAFDLMMAYKSPEYKQHGRISKRTDIWCLGIMILEVLTGKILANTLHLGKGNESDLTDFINSVANQELNIDVFDKEMAGFNKSSEEEMIKLLKIGLSCCEKDANKRMDIKQVVEKIEELKEKEGMEDDFQSTYSSEPDKQSLREITDDNTN; encoded by the exons ATGGGCGCGCACTTGTATGTGCGCGCACCAGTGCCATCATCCTGTTCCATGTTTGCGCATTCGACTTTGGGTCATTTCGTTTTTCTCCTCTTCCTAATCTCGACCATCCAACATGTGAATGGTTCGGATTTGGAAACGCTTTTTAAGTTCAAGAATTCTTTAATCAATGGCAGGAATTTAACCACCTGGACTTCCACCGAAGACCCATGCAATAATAACACAGCCAATTGGGAAGGCATTTTTTGCACTAATGGGACCGTTTCGGCCATAAAACTCGAGCGGATGGGACTTGAAGGTAACATTGATGCAACAATATTAGCCAGATTGAAATCTTTGGTGAGCATAAGTTTTATGGATAACAACTTAAAGGGTTCCTTCCCTGATTTCGGAATGCTCTATGGAATCAGAGAGATTTTACTGTCGAACAACAAGTTCTCTGGTGAAATTCCAGCCAATGCTTTTAAGGGACTGAAATGGCTCGAGAAGCTTTATCTTGCAAATAACAAGCTCATGGGCCAGATCCCTGTGTCGGTGACCTCATTGCCTATGCTAAAAGAGTTGTTGCTCGAAAACAATCATTTAGAGGGTGAAATCCCAAAATTCTATAAAACTAACCTGACTCTAGCAAACTTCGCCAACAATCATTTCAATGGCCGTATCCCCGAAGGGTTTCAGAATTTTTCTGCAAGCCTATTCTTag GTAATGAACAGCTCTGTGGACAACCATTGGAAGAATGTCAGAGAAATGGTGCTTCCACTGCCACGATCATAATCATAGCATTGGTGTTGGCAACAGCAGTTGGAGCAGTACTTTTTGCTGTGGTGATCCTTAGCAGCCGCCGCCACCAAGATCCAGATTTTGCAAGAATTCAGAACCATGGTTCAACAGTTTTAGGAGCCTCAGCAAACCTTAGCATGAAGGAGAAGGGCGCATCATCAGCTCGTAAGGAAAAGAAAGCAGATCTTTCTATGAAGTTGACGTTCTTGATAGATGATGAGGAAGTGTTTGATCTAGCAGACTTGCTGAAGGCGTCAGCCGAGGTGCTGGGAAGTGGGATGTTTGGATCCAGTTATAAGACTGCTCTCGCTAGTGGGAAAGTGATGGTGGTGAAGAGGTTCAGGCACATGAATAACGTTGGACAAGAAGAATTTTATGAGCATATGAAAAGGTTAGGGAGGTTGAGACATCCAAACATACTACCACTAGTGGCTTTCTACTATCGAAAAGAAGAGAAGCTTTTCGTTTCCGAGTACATCGACAACATTAGTCTTTCCTACCATATCCATG GCAACCAATCTAATGAAATTCGGAGCCTAGATTGGCCTACTCGGTTGAGAATAATGAAAGGGGTAGTGAAAGGGCTTCATAGCTTGTACATTAAGCTACCAAGCCTAATCGTGCCTCATGGTCACCTCAAGTCTTCAAATGTCCTTCTCAACAAGAACTACGAGCCCCTTCTTGCTGATTATGGTTTGGTTCCAGTAACCAACCCAGAACATGCATTCGACCTCATGATGGCTTACAAGTCACCAGAATATAAGCAACATGGACGCATCTCAAAAAGGACAGACATATGGTGTCTTGGTATCATGATCCTTGAGGTCTTGACAGGGAAGATCCTAGCAAACACTCTCCACCTAGGCAAAGGGAATGAAAGTGACCTTACTGATTTCATCAACTCTGTGGCAAACCAGGAATTGAACATTGATGTGTTTGATAAGGAAATGGCGGGATTCAACAAGAGCAGTGAAGAGGAGATGATAAAGTTGTTGAAGATCGGTTTGAGTTGTTGTGAAAAAGATGCCAACAAGAGGATGGATATTAAACAGGTCGTGGAAAAGATTGAGGAGTTGAAAGAAAAGGAAGGCATGGAAGATGACTTTCAATCGACTTATAGTAGTGAACCAGACAAGCAATCATTAAGAGAAATTACAGACGACAATACCAACTAG